A portion of the Malania oleifera isolate guangnan ecotype guangnan chromosome 3, ASM2987363v1, whole genome shotgun sequence genome contains these proteins:
- the LOC131150538 gene encoding uncharacterized protein LOC131150538, producing MPGMNLLAPQYPAALTAEAPSPGARRPATSAAQRLAAGEEEHPAPEAAVSVGQGIQAPAKYPAAAELEYPTPDAEVSAVRETPAPVPSPARMAEDQMLSPPVRWDQTPAKRGIPVPPAERRVRIREQRGTPSLIQMGHGRLAVAPRRGRRGSGFAGGHGCCLYRLGDEKKGEDLLMRWDENAEMPDIVAAGIDLKVKLGIAEKVVVKW from the exons ATGCCCGGTATGAACCTCCTGGCGCCTCAATACCCGGCGGCATTGACGGCGGAGGCACCGAGTCCGGGGGCCAGACGTCCGGCGACGTCGGCGGCACAGCGTCTGGCTGCGGGGGAAGAGGAACATCCGGCCCCGGAGGCGGCGGTATCGGTGGGCCAGGGAATTCAGGCCCCGGCAAAGTATCCGGCGGCGGCGGAATTGGAATATCCAACCCCGGATGCTGAGGTATCGGCGGTACGGGAAACTCCGGCCCCGGTCCCATCCCCGGCAAGGATGGCAGAGGATCAAATGTTATCTCCTCCGGTGCGTTGGGATCAAACTCCGGCGAAGCGGGGAATCCCGGTACCTCCCGCGGAACGGAGGGTTCGTATTCGGGAACAGAGGGGAACTCCGTCCTTAATTCAGATGGGTCACGGCAGGCTAGCGGTTGCCCCCCGGAGAGGAAGACGGGGTTCGGGTTTTGCCGGCGGCCATGGCTGTTGTTTGTACAGATTGGGT GATGAGAAGAAAGGAGAAGATCTCTTGATGAGGTGGGATGAGAACGCAGAGATGCCGGACATTGTTGCCGCTGGGATCGATCTGAAAGTGAAGTTGGGAATAGCAGAGAAAGTGGTCGTGAAGTGGTAA